Part of the Zonotrichia leucophrys gambelii isolate GWCS_2022_RI chromosome 12, RI_Zleu_2.0, whole genome shotgun sequence genome, GACCCTCGATCTGCTTTGAAGACTTGGTGTAAGCagcacatggcagggacaaggcaGCCCTGGCCTCCAAGAGGGCAAGTTTGGCCTCTGCCAAGCACATCAATGGCCATCACAGTGTAtttgtggtttaaaaaaatttaaatagattTCTTTGCTCCCACTTTTGGTTACTTTGCTATCTACAGCAACTGCATCCCACCACAGTTTCAGTGGTGTCAGCATCTCCAGGGCATCCCTGCACTCACTggtgctctctgctctcctttccAGCCTCATGAGCAGCGTGAAAAACAACATTGGCAGAGGCCTGAACATTGCACTGGTGAATGGTGAGTCAGAAGGCACTgacccccttctccccactgccagggtccttccttccccaggaaaGTACAGGCCACTGAAAACCCTGTCCCAGGCACTGAGGCTGAGCCCAAAGCACATCAACCTGGTGGTGCTTGGGGAGCACAGCCACAATCATGGTGCACTGCCAGTGAGAAGGGAACAGACCCACTTGGGTTGTGCACAACCAGCTCCACAAACTCCACCAAGCAGCACAGTCACCATTGCAGCAGTCACAACACACTGAGGGAACAGCAAAGCAGTTTGCTCATGGCCAGGCAAggcccagagccaccccagggCAAACTCACTGTGCTCTGTTTTCAATTTTAACCTTTCAGGAACAACTGGGAAGCTCCTGAAAACCGATGCCTTTGACATGTACACTGGAGGTAAGCTCAGTCACCCTGCCCCTGGGTAGCtcacaccagccctgctggctgctgcagctgcttctctgccaTTTATTTAATGATAAAGTCAAGTGGGCTTTGACCAGTCTGGGTGGTAAAAGCCCAGCTTCCCCTGAGGCCATCAAGCCTGGAGTCCTCACAACGTTTCCACATCCAAGATTGGCTTCTCACTCCTTTTACAAGCATGTAGTAGCCTGGAAAACATGATTTCACTCACCTGAATTAACCAAGGCACTTGAGACTTGAGAAAAGTACTTTCTGAGATCAGGATACACTAATCCTGATACTTTGCAACCTGTAACTCAGTTTTGGCACACTGgtggctgagcagctgctcatTCCCCTGCCTTTCACAGCAGGATAAaggagggagctcagggagACAGGGCCCCCTCAATCATTCCGTGGGTTTGCAACCTGCTCTTGGTAACTCTGGTTTTAAGGAGAATCACCAATATAATGAGATCTCCAGCCAAGTTTGTGAGTGAGATGCTCGGGGAAGAAAGCAGCAGTCAGCTCGTGTGCCACTAGATGGGGCCTTGGATTCAAGCATCCCACAGACACGGGATGAGGAGAAATTCCCCCGGTCCAGCCAGAGGCACCATGGCAGGGAAGGCAGCTCTGAGGCCAGGCAGGTTCATTTCTTGTGCTGGGAGGTAAATTTACACAGCTGGATTTTGAAGTTAGCAACCAGAATTTAGGAGGAATTTCCACCCTGCAGTTGTCCCAAAAGAAGGACATCAGTCCTGTGCAGTgcaggagagcccaggagggAACACAGGATGGGGAATGCATTGTTTGGGAGCCCCccattcccccaaatcctggcTAGCACCAGCACAGTCAGGTTATTTGCCagcagcccagaggaggctccccCAGCTACCATGCAGAAGTACCTcctaaatcccttttttctctctcagatgTTACCAAGCTGCAGACCTTCCTCCAAGGGATCAAGCGTGGCACCCTTGTGCTCACAGCAAGCTACGACGATGCTGCCACAAAGTGAGTTTGCTCACGGAAGCAACACCAGgctccccaaaaacaaacagctggggcagctgggcatgctgctgccaccaacagagagggggaaagagtggacacccagctggcagcacagtgacacctcttttccctctgtcaggaTGAATGCCAGAGTGCGGGCGTATTTCacggagctgggcagcagccacgTGGGCACGCTGGGCTTCAGGGACAACTGGGTGTTCCTGGGAGCAAAGGGGCTGATGAACAAGAGCCCCTTTGAAAAGGTACATGGCCCTcccctgccaggagctctgcaggctccATCCTCTTCATGGCACCCCCCGAGCTGCACCTCACCCACCTGTGTGCAGAAGACAAGGAGCAGTGGTATTATCCCCACACCAAacccagctgcagcttctgccaCCTGGCAGACTTGCACTGCTCCAACCTCCTCATtcatcctctctctctctttttcctgcaGCACATTAAAAATGATAGAGAGACAAATAAATACGAGGGCTGGCCTGAGCTGTTGGAGATGGAGGGCTGTGCCCCCAGGAAGATGGACTAGCCCCAAGCTCCAGCCTGCCATGAAGGGCAGCCTCACCAgtcacacagggacaccagccCCATCCTGGGGACTGCAGCCTCTCCACTGCCAGGTCACAGAGTCCAGCAGCTCACAGGAactggctgtgtcacagcaggagctgtgcaggcctgggagaggagctgtacaagtgcctgcagagctgagcagacacgtggccaggctgcagccaagCCATCCTAATCTATGGGTCAGTTTcgggtattttatttttctatcttttaACTAAAAAAATTTGTAGAAGTTTTTGTAAATTTCTTAAATGAGATTTCTAATTACAAAACACTACCTTCTCCTTTCCATTTTCAAGCATAATCAACACTTTCCCCCACAGGCAGAGCATGCCAGTCCTGTGCCACCAGTCGAGCATcacccatcccacagccctgctcacaggaGCTCCCTCTCCCCACATGGCACTGGGTAAAGTCATCCCTAGGGATGCTCAGACTTTGGTGGTTTCGCCTTGGAGCTCTTGCCAATGTCCTACAGCACAATAAGGCCAAAAATTCACAGGGATAACACGCAGCAATGAAGGTTAATATTTGCAGACCAAAGTATCATTCCTGGGTGTTACAAACTAGTTTAAACCCAGAAGAGCAAGGAAAACTAAGACTCTGTGTATAAAACAGAAGGAGCTTTGAAGGTTCAAAATATTCCCGAAAAcaagataaaaacaaacaagattAAATGTTGATGCCAAAAAATTGATATATTTTGATTTAATAGTAAGAGAGGCAGAGAGACAAAAAGTCGGGAAAAGTTAGAAAATGCTAGGATTACTTTTAAAAGCAGAGGACAGGTCACCACCTCACTCTGCTGCCTTGGTTACTGCTGAGACAGGGTGGGGGGAGTGGAGCAGGTTTTGCACtggttttttctgctgtttgaagAGTCTCATCTGCCCTCCCCGATCCCTGGAGCAGTTTGGCTGCGATGTGGCCGCCCATCCTCGGGATGCAGGACCCCTGCCTGGTCTCTGCAGCCAAACCTTGgtctgctcctggtgctccctccctgccagggggcacaggagcagggcaggggtcccacagctccctcctgaCCTCGgtccagggctgcaggatcTCCCCAAGCAGCCAGTGTCAACTCCTGGAGGCCTCAGGGTGTGGTGGAGGTGGGGGAAAGGCAAAGGTcagggattctgcccctctcttTCCCCTCCACATTCTGCACCagttttgccttcctttttaTGGGCCTCAAGGCAGGTTACTCACAGTTCATCCCACCCGTAGTTTTCAAGTGTTTAAAAGTGATTATGATAAGCAGACATAATGACAGAGCAGTTTTTGAAGCCATTCTCTTTTTATCATGTTCTTACACTGGGTTAAATCCAGGCTAAATCCTCTGCGGTACATCCCCATCAAAGGTCACGATAATGCTAGGGATGTGCCAACCTcgagatggatggatggagggatggatgatggatggatggatggatggatggatggatggatggatggatggatggatggatggatgatgatggatgcATGATGGGTGTGCAGGTTTCTCGGGCAGCTGAAGTTGTGCAGCACAACCAATAGGTGGGAGCCTTTTAccggcagagccagagccagcagcgCTCCTGAGCGCTCCAGCGCGCCCGGGTCAGGCACCAccggagctgcagcccagcctggggcagcctCTCCTCAGGGAGAGGAAAGATCCCTGCCCAAAGGCGGGCAGGAAAGCCCCGCAGTGCCCCTGGAACagcccccaggctctgcccagcaccgagcaggtcctgggagcagctgcccacctcctgctcctgcccagagGCATCAGCCAAGCACGGtctgtccccaacccctcccgAGCCCGGCACTGCTGGGATCAGATCAGCTGCACTGGGTTTATCTGCCATCAGAGGCAGGGATGAATTTGCATCACGTACAGACTTTAATTTCCGATGACTGTATctggtttttccccattctctGAAGCAGACCAGCAGTTTTGCAAAACATGAGGATGGAGTGTTTCTCCTGGAGCATTTGAAGGATAACAGACTGTGCTGCACAGCATTGTCtgcttcccacagcccctgcacagctcctAGCAGGCAGTTCACAGGGTTATGGGAGCCCTTGGGTCACCCCAGGGGAGCAGAAGTGAGGAAACAAGGCAGGACAAGGCCAGGAAAGGCACAGCCTGAAGAATGAAACCCTGGATCCAACACTCAACACCACCCATCAATTGGTTTTCCCTAAACAAGGAAAAATCCCCACATAAACAGTGCCAACACCTCCAGGAACTTCCAAAGGCAGAACTGAAACAAAACCGCAAAACAGCCATCACAGAGAAATCCCCGAAGAGGTGTAGtattttatcccagtttatcctcCCATGCTCTTAGCACACACCTGATGGCACTGAGGGAAACCTGTGCCATAAATCGATCCCTAAATCTGCTGCAACAACAGCAGTTAATCCCAGGAGCTGAATCATCCCTACCCGTGGCACAGCAAGAAATAACACAGACACaacagccctgccgagctgccaGCATAAATATGCCAACTATTTTAAGCCCCTCAAAGGATCTAGATTCACTCACAAACCAAACTGAAAACAGCCCAAGAGTTGTAAAGGTGGCTCCACTGGGTAAACCAGAGCACAGCATCAACtacagccccaaaaaacaaccagcCCCATTCAGCTGCAGGAAACTCTTTCTACCCTTTCTCAATGCACATTAGAGATCTGGTTTAAAGCCAAAATCAAGGAAATTTATGGTTCAACATGCTATAGGCAGTTAAAACTAGCTCTGAATCCATCACAGAGCAGTTACTAAGGTACATCACTATTTTCAAGAAATAGGGAGAGCTAAAAGTGCAATTCCTGTGCAGGGACCTTCAGTAGCAGCCAGTGTTTTGAAGAGCCATTCCTGCCAAATTCCCTGTGTCCTGATAAATAAATCAGAGTTTTTTCAATATCCAGACACTGAGAGGCAGGGAATAAATATGAATTCATGAGTCAAATTGAACTTGctaatttctttaaaaggatCTGAAAAGGACAGTGGGTGTAGGGACAGCAATCTCCAAATGAGGttttgcagtgctgtggcaTTTTGAAAGCTGTGTTACTGCAGGGACAGGCGCCtacctggctgctctgcactgtgCCACATCCCCAGAATCTTCACCAAACACGAGCCTGAGCCACCCAGATTCCCTTCAGGTCACCGGGGCTCACAGGAGGCAccgaggctgcagcagcaaacaggCAGCCTGGGGTGCCTGTGAGAGCAAAGTTTGCAAAATCCAGGGCTGCAACAAGAGCCAAGAGCAGGATACAGACAGGCAGCAGAGGGATAATCCTCCTTTATTTTTTGGGGTCCATTTGGGCAGAGCACCACAGGAGTCTCTAGGAAAGATGCCACAGGCAAGGACCTGCGGGTGCCGGGCCGCAGCTGGGCGAATCCGCATCCTGTGACATCTTGCCCTGTCAAGTGCAATTACCGTAATCTTCCACAGCCTCTCAAAATACGGATCCCGGCTTAGAAACCGGGCATCCACAGCATGAAAGCTGCCTTTGTGCCCGGGCAGAGCCTGGGTGCGAGCCAGCCGTTAGGTGCATGAAGAAAATGAGTTCTCCACGTGCtggaagaagggaggaaaagcgAGCTTTCCCAGCCGAGCCCGCCACAGCCGGCCTGGAACTGACGCCGGTGTTCCCGCAGCAGCCGCGGAGGGCCCGGGAGCAGCGGGGCCGCCGGTGTCCCCGGCAGTGAcggggccgggcccgcggggagcgccggggccgcggccgggccggaGCCATCGCGCCATGGGGGCCTCGCACGGCAAAAAGGTAACAGGGCACCGGGGCGGCTCTGCTCGGGCTGCGGCGCTGGCGTGGGCTGGGATGTGGGGTGGAGAAGGCACCCCCGGCTCACGTGGGGCTCCATTCGCCCCGTGCGTGCCGCTGGCAGCCCGGGATTAAGGGACGGACCCGCTCCCACTCGTCAGGGCCGGATTAAGTAATTCCAGCTAATGGGCTCAGCCCCGGGGCCTGCCGGGGCTTTCgggacagccaggaggggaTCAGAGCATTCATTGCAAGCATGGCTTCAGGGCAGACAAAGTTTGTGGTTCTCTGGAGAGAAGTGTCAGATTTGTTCTGAATGCCTGCGGCAGCCTCTGGGATGTCTCCTGAGATGCAGGGCACAGCAAGCCCTGAGTGTTTCTTGGCCTGGGAAGAATTGGTGCCAGCTCCCTTCCAggacagggaggggctgggccgGGTCCCACAGCACCAATGTGTATCCCAAATCCCCAGGGGAGAGAGGTCAAACAGCTCCAAACTGAAACAGTTCTATGGagtcagagccctgcagagtggctggagatgGTCCTGGTCTCACAGCACCAACCGCGTATCCCTGTCCTCCAAATCCCCAGGGGAGAGAGGTCAAACAGCTCCAAATGGAAACAGTTTTATGGagtcagagccctgcagagtggctggagatgGTCCTGGTCTCACAGCACCAACCGCGTATCCCTGTCCTCCAAATCCCCAGGGGAGAGAGGTCAAACAGCTCCAAATGGAAACAGTTTTATGGagtcagagccctgcagagtgCCTGGAGATGGTTGTGCTGAGGATGTTGCATGTCATTTTGCTTCCATGGCTGGTGACATTAGTGCCTAGAGATGCATCATCCCCGCTCAGTTGCAATGCCCTGTCTGGAAAAGGACTTCCATAGCTCATCTCCCAGCTCTAAGAGAAACATATTTGTGCACCACACTAGGTAATAACTTCACTGGaatggggacagcagtgacccTTTGCCCCAGCAGGGACCCTTCACGCTCAGCTGAGCATGACTGTGGCTTTCAGAGGTACAGGCACAAAGTACCTTTCAGAATTTTGCCAACTTGCTGGACTTTCTTCCAAAACCAAAGCTAGGCACCCTTGCAGGGCAAGTATGTGAAAAAGCAGCCCAGTGGCCAGTGAGACCAACACCCAGAAGGAAAATCAGAGCTGAAGTGGGACTGGTAAACATTTATCTGTTTTTCTGGGCTCTGACAAGTGCCaggtgcaggaggtgctgctcccagccagcccctggctgctccagctcccatcccaggcaccgaggccaggctggctctggcactAACAGGAGCCCTGGCTGTTCCCGTGGCTCAGGACCACCACACACCCAGGAGGAGCCATGCTCTGCCCACAGCTaatccccagcccctgctcacgTGGCCCTGACCTTCAGGCCCCAGCACATTTGCAGAGGCATTACTGGAAGCAGGGAATAAGCTGGTTAGGTCAGGCTTGGCTCAGTGCCACCCAGCTAAGCCCCGCTGCATAcaaagcagcccctgcctgcctcctGACCACCAGACCAGACTGCTTTTGGACAGCTTTCCCCACTGTTCCCTCTCTCTAAAACACCAGGATCCtaccacagcccagcactgaatGGCCTGGCTTTGAAACGCTGCTGGGAGCTCGGGCTCTGCAGCTTCCTGGCAGCTCCTAAAAGCTGAGGCAGTTTTACTTTCATGGGTACCAAAAGGTCAGAGATGTCTCTCCCATTTCAGCCTCCCAAATGTTGCCTGGCTTGACAAAAGCCTGTGCCACTGCCCAGCTGGCACCAAGCAGGGATGTCTgactggcagctcctgctcctctacCCTTGGGCTGATGCTGATGGGAGATGAAAACAAGACAactctttctgctgcctttccaggGTGGGTGTGAACAGCAGGATCCAGCTCTCCTGAAGAGCAGCATGAGTCCAAGTGCCAGGAAAGctccccttcccccagcccttgcaggaccagggctcagggacctgaggcacagctcagggctcagggagctgccagggctgagcccatctgtcagcagcagcccagaaGGACTCacaaggagcacagagcagggctcagccccctggccagcacagcctgcattAGCAGTCTCAGCTGCACCTCTTTCAGGCTTAGTCCAGAGCAGCACTCCAAGGGGATTACAGTAGTGGATTGTGGAGTG contains:
- the FAM3D gene encoding protein FAM3D, with translation MRVTSVVRAVLVLLTLLGTWFLMQTYFQHSWRAISLRSWLGAPKKPSSEKLPRHKCGNQRSCPQNHFAFKIISGAANVVGPSICFEDLVLMSSVKNNIGRGLNIALVNGTTGKLLKTDAFDMYTGDVTKLQTFLQGIKRGTLVLTASYDDAATKMNARVRAYFTELGSSHVGTLGFRDNWVFLGAKGLMNKSPFEKHIKNDRETNKYEGWPELLEMEGCAPRKMD